One window from the genome of Gemmatimonadota bacterium encodes:
- a CDS encoding mandelate racemase/muconate lactonizing enzyme family protein: MKITDVKAVYPSRNKKGTGAWQEYYWQIVVRVDTDAGVNGYGYGGGGEPGKLIVNGHLRDALVGRSIGSVDDIRRVWDNLYFKSLPYGRGGVTIMALSGIDLALWDLLGKAEGRPVYDLIGGLKKDRIRAYATGGDLSQVRDQGYTAVKRSHQWRSEADYDSAVVQAARCREMFGRDALLMFDCYMSWDNVIALRMREILDDYAPYWFEDLVTPDHLTELAELRPRLAPVLLAGGEHDFSHHAFAAIARAGALDLWQPDITWCGGITAGLRIVDMARSHGVPVCPHRGGEIWGLHLIAATECMDLAETHPDRWSGGEDAVLIDEPVVSEGSIAPSGRPGFGVTPRPEFA; this comes from the coding sequence ATGAAGATCACGGACGTCAAAGCCGTCTACCCGTCACGGAACAAGAAAGGGACGGGCGCCTGGCAGGAATACTACTGGCAGATCGTGGTCCGGGTGGATACGGACGCGGGTGTGAACGGGTACGGTTATGGCGGGGGCGGCGAGCCCGGCAAACTGATCGTCAACGGCCACCTGCGCGATGCGCTGGTCGGCAGGTCCATCGGGAGCGTGGACGATATCCGCCGGGTCTGGGACAACCTTTACTTCAAATCCCTGCCGTACGGCCGCGGCGGCGTCACCATCATGGCCCTGAGCGGGATCGACCTGGCCCTGTGGGACCTGCTCGGAAAGGCCGAGGGCAGGCCCGTGTACGACCTGATCGGAGGATTGAAGAAGGACAGGATCCGCGCCTACGCGACCGGGGGCGATTTGTCACAGGTCCGCGACCAGGGCTATACCGCGGTGAAGCGATCGCACCAGTGGCGTTCAGAGGCCGACTACGATTCGGCCGTGGTCCAGGCGGCCCGATGCAGGGAGATGTTCGGCCGGGACGCGCTGCTCATGTTCGATTGCTACATGTCCTGGGATAACGTAATTGCATTGCGGATGCGCGAAATCCTGGACGATTATGCGCCTTACTGGTTCGAGGATCTTGTCACACCGGACCATCTGACCGAGCTGGCGGAACTCCGGCCCCGGCTGGCCCCGGTGCTGCTGGCCGGCGGTGAGCATGACTTCTCCCACCACGCCTTCGCCGCCATCGCCCGAGCCGGCGCCCTGGACCTGTGGCAGCCGGATATCACGTGGTGCGGCGGCATTACGGCCGGACTTCGAATCGTCGATATGGCGAGGTCACACGGCGTGCCCGTATGCCCCCATCGCGGCGGTGAGATCTGGGGGCTGCACCTGATCGCGGCCACGGAGTGCATGGACCTGGCGGAGACCCACCCGGACCGGTGGAGCGGCGGGGAGGACGCGGTCCTGATCGACGAGCCCGTGGTGTCGGAAGGCAGCATCGCACCGTCCGGCCGTCCGGGATTCGGCGTCACGCCGAGACCGGAATTTGCCTGA